The following are encoded together in the Pectinophora gossypiella chromosome 14, ilPecGoss1.1, whole genome shotgun sequence genome:
- the LOC126372649 gene encoding uncharacterized protein LOC126372649: MERPSTEDPPVTNTATPAVAAAAVTDRIDTAAPLVTEQPGGGSTETSTTTGTSSGTTTTTTGTTDDTDRTTGESNTEDSVQNETLRPGSVVRAPSAPHSTASKKRRLALLKAKEELLKKEVELAAARIATLAEESDDDTDIEIASVSDVRTRTKTWVDQHSTLAPPLPTNIAPLTITGEYRTTVEEKPSQTQHSHATPINKGAKHSIAAPTTQGGCISTPVTAGEHVIAKQPSIEITQLAQAITLAARSACPTPRSTFELPTYSGSHTEWLSFYAAYTATAPSYSDQENLVRLRKSLKGMAKETVESLLMYNANPTDVMKTLQLRFGRPDAIAHTELDRLRALPRLSDSAKEVCVFATRVNNIVATLRALRKQQYLYNPEITKLTIDKLTPTIRYRWYDFAAEQSEDDADLLKLARFLEREAERCGPYAQPERDTASSQTQRTAPGAVQIRKQTQQRTYSTTEKDKTACPVCDKTGHTAVKCQQFTDANTDKRWEMAKNKSLCFRCLTRRTLKHECKARTCNTNQCNRTHHPMLHFLKREVPEEKTETVSTAWTTRRTHTFLKILPVKVSGPQGDVDTFALLDDGSTVTLVDADITNQVGIKGPSDPLRIEALSTDIGVRKSQRVTLTLHGATNTFDTHARTIENLQLSPQRIENDDLTECHHLSDIALQLVYEATPKILIGQDNWELLLATETRRGARHQPVASLTPLGWVLHGAHTRTIGHRINYITAPTPEDSMDEQLRQYFAIESLAIEQKRPQSDPEQRALNILAERTTRSDDGRYITSLLWHTDNASMPDNYNNAYNRLLSTEKKIDKDPLLKQKYNEQMEALIEKGYAEPAPSTKTANRTWYLPHFPVLNAMKPGKVRVVHDAAAKTQGVSLNDYLLTGPDLLQSLPGVLMRLRQHKYAVSADIKEMFMQVKIREQDRDALRYLWRGDNRGDTTPREYRMTSLIFGAKSSPATAIYIKNSNAERYKVTDPDAYDAIVRNHYVDDYLQSFETIEQAVATSNRVREIHSEAHYELRQWTSNSQEVLTALSEPSTTTQSVSLDENTKTERILGLIWKPYSDELAFNLDLARLPQDVLNRKQPTKREALKIVMSLFDPLGLASPVTSKAKQLLQEVWRRNIEWDQPIDTDLAAQWTEWIEHLKKLTHVAIPRCHLHYSDASNMQLHVFVDASETAFAAALYWRIQSPEGHVTTSLVLGKAKVAPLKVTSIPRLELQAAVMGSRMAATVIEEHDRKPSSVTYWSDSRTILTWLKTGARSYKPYVAHRIAAIEEVSKLNEWRWVPTKLNVADDATRDVPSDFDVQHRWFRGPEFLRDDPTTWPAEKPPHIENTGEERLHYTTHRSVTTTTLTTALPDSNRFSKWERLLRATARVLQFIALCRRSADEKVNYKRTAKVRETDSTWGRKYRTATPRPTKQRDDSYRKFLPLDARYSKEAEALLVRASQQQSFKSEIDTLQKGGNIPHSSRLRPIAVELVNGVIQLKSRINAATDITPQTRAPAVIDGDNHVTKLYVEYIHRRLHHASVEATINECRQYYWILRLRPIARMLIHRCLPCRIRRSTPPRPPTGNHPPTRLAHHQRPFTYTGLDYFGPLTVTVGRGTQKRYVALFTCLTTRAVHLEIAASLTTDSAIMALRRMIARRGCPTEIWSDNGTNLQGADKELRKTIDRATEEEATHRKISWRFIPPAAPFMGGAWERLVRSVKTALYTVLERTSPSEEVLHTLLAEVEYTVNSRPLTHVSVDPADPEALTPNHFLLGGTAREGPPGTFDDSDLSNRTQWRASQRLADLFWTRWMREYLPELQNRREPHGEGTVKMGDVVLITDNTLPRNVWPRGIITATYPGTDNIVRVVDVKTKGGTLRRPVKKLLVLYSPQPPPIANQ, from the coding sequence ATGGAACGGCCATCAACAGAAGACCCACCGGTCACCAACACAGCAACTCCCGCAGTCGCGGCCGCCGCCGTCACAGATAGAATAGATACAGCAGCCCCGCTGGTTACAGAACAGCCTGGTGGTGGTAGTACCGAAACATCTACTACCACTGGGACCAGCTCGGGCACCACAACGACGACGACGGGCACAACAGACGATACAGATAGGACTACGGGGGAATCCAACACAGAAGATAGCGTACAGAACGAGACGTTACGACCTGGATCGGTGGTCAGAGCCCCATCAGCGCCACACTCTACAGCTTCAAAGAAACGACGCCTAGCCTTACTTAAAGCAAAAGAGGAACTCCTGAAAAAAGAAGTCGAACTGGCAGCAGCACGCATCGCTACGTTAGCCGAAGAATCCGACGACGACACAGACATAGAGATAGCAAGTGTGAGCGACGTACGCACACGCACAAAGACGTGGGTGGACCAGCACTCAACGCTGGCCCCCCCGCTGCCCACCAACATAGCACCCTTAACTATAACGGGTGAATACAGAACCACAGTAGAAGAAAAACCGTCGCAAACTCAACACAGTCACGCGACACCTATAAACAAGGGGGCAAAACACAGCATAGCGGCACCCACTACACAAGGTGGATGCATCTCAACTCCCGTCACGGCGGGAGAACATGTGATCGCCAAACAACCATCGATAGAAATTACACAGTTAGCACAAGCGATCACGTTAGCTGCGCGATCAGCGTGTCCCACACCGCGCAGCACCTTCGAGCTTCCAACATACAGTGGATCTCACACAGAATGGCTGTCTTTCTACGCAGCCTACACAGCGACAGCTCCATCCTACTCCGACCAGGAGAACTTAGTACGCCTGCGGAAGAGCCTGAAGGGAATGGCGAAAGAAACGGTTGAAAGTCTTCTCATGTACAACGCGAACCCCACCGACGTAATGAAGACACTACAGCTTCGATTCGGCCGCCCCGACGCTATAGCTCACACCGAGCTCGACCGCCTCCGAGCTCTACCGCGCCTCAGCGACTCAGCCAAAGAAGTATGCGTATTTGCGACGAGGGTAAACAACATTGTGGCCACACTACGCGCCCTCCGAAAACAACAGTACCTGTATAACCCCGAGATAACTAAGCTCACTATAGACAAACTGACACCGACAATACGCTATAGATGGTACGACTTCGCGGCTGAGCAATCAGAAGACGACGCCGACCTACTGAAACTCGCAAGGTTCCTCGAACGCGAGGCTGAACGCTGTGGACCGTACGCGCAACCAGAGCGCGACACAGCTTCATCACAAACACAGCGGACAGCACCCGGCGCCGTCCAAATTCGAAAACAGACACAACAGCGTACTTACTCCACGACGGAAAAGGATAAGACAGCGTGCCCCGTATGCGACAAGACGGGACACACGGCGGTAAAATGTCAACAATTCACCGACGCGAACACAGACAAACGATGGGAAATGGCAAAAAACAAGTCACTATGTTTTCGATGCCTCACTCGACGCACTCTCAAACATGAGTGCAAAGCCCGAACATGCAACACCAACCAGTGCAACCGCACTCATCACCCTATGCTACATTTCCTGAAAAGAGAGGTCCCCGAAGAGAAAACAGAAACAGTCAGCACGGCATGGACGACGAGAAGAACTCACACCTTCTTAAAAATCCTCCCTGTCAAAGTCTCCGGTCCACAAGGCGATGTCGACACCTTCGCCTTACTCGACGACGGGTCCACAGTCACCCTAGTCGACGCCGATATCACCAACCAAGTCGGCATAAAGGGACCGAGCGACCCGCTACGCATAGAAGCCCTCTCAACCGACATAGGAGTCAGGAAATCACAGCGTGTAACACTCACGCTACACGGGGCGACTAACACCTTCGACACGCATGCCCGGACGATAGAAAACCTACAGCTCTCACCGCAACGCATCGAAAACGACGACCTCACCGAGTGCCACCACTTGTCCGACATCGCTCTACAACTAGTCTACGAGGCGACACCGAAGATACTAATAGGACAGGACAACTGGGAGCTACTCCTCGCCACCGAAACAAGAAGAGGGGCGCGGCATCAACCGGTCGCCTCCCTCACCCCTCTCGGCTGGGTGCTACACGGCGCACACACGCGCACTATAGGACATCGAATCAACTACATTACCGCACCCACACCCGAAGATAGTATGGACGAACAACTTCGTCAGTACTTCGCCATCGAGTCTCTCGCTATAGAACAGAAAAGGCCACAAAGCGACCCCGAACAGCGTGCGCTCAACATACTCGCCGAACGCACTACACGTAGCGACGACGGTCGTTACATAACGTCGCTACTGTGGCACACAGACAACGCGTCTATGCCCGACAACTACAATAACGCGTACAACCGCCTACTGTCTACAGAAAAAAAGATAGATAAAGATCCACTACTTAAACAGAAATACAACGAACAGATGGAAGCGCTTATAGAAAAGGGCTATGCCGAGCCCGCTCCGAGTACCAAAACAGCCAATAGAACTTGGTACTTACCTCATTTCCCCGTTCTCAACGCAATGAAACCGGGAAAAGTACGCGTCGTACACGATGCCGCAGCTAAAACGCAAGGTGTATCACTCAACGACTACCTGCTCACCGGTCCCGACTTACTACAGTCTCTACCGGGGGTACTCATGCGCCTCCGCCAGCACAAGTACGCCGTGTCCGCCGACATCAAGGAAATGTTCATGCAAGTCAAGATACGTGAACAAGATCGGGACGCCCTCCGCTACCTCTGGCGAGGCGACAATAGAGGCGACACGACTCCCCGAGAGTATCGCATGACATCACTCATCTTCGGAGCAAAGTCATCACCTGCGACAGCAATCTACATAAAGAATAGCAACGCCGAGCGGTACAAAGTCACAGACCCGGACGCGTACGACGCAATAGTCCGCAATCACTACGTCGATGACTATCTACAGAGCTTCGAGACAATAGAACAGGCCGTAGCTACGTCGAACAGAGTACGCGAGATACACAGCGAAGCACACTACGAGCTACGACAATGGACCTCAAACTCGCAGGAGGTTCTCACAGCACTCTCGGAGCCATCGACGACAACTCAGTCAGTCTCACTCGACGAAAACACGAAGACCGAACGGATACTAGGTCTCATCTGGAAGCCGTACAGCGACGAGTTAGCCTTCAACCTCGACCTAGCACGTCTGCCACAAGACGTGCTAAACAGAAAACAACCCACCAAGCGTGAGGCGCTCAAAATAGTCATGTCATTGTTCGACCCTCTCGGTCTCGCTTCGCCTGTCACATCTAAGGCGAAACAACTCCTTCAAGAAGTATGGAGAAGAAACATCGAATGGGACCAGCCGATCGACACTGACCTCGCCGCACAATGGACGGAGTGGATAGAACATCTCAAGAAGCTAACCCACGTCGCGATACCCAGATGTCACTTACATTACAGCGACGCTAGTAACATGCAACTACATGTTTTCGTCGACGCTAGTGAAACAGCCTTCGCCGCCGCGTTATACTGGCGCATACAGTCGCCGGAGGGACACGTGACTACATCACTGGTCTTGGGGAAGGCCAAAGTCGCACCGCTCAAAGTCACGTCAATCCCACGCCTCGAACTACAAGCGGCCGTCATGGGCAGTCGTATGGCCGCGACTGTAATAGAAGAACACGATCGAAAACCATCGTCAGTCACGTATTGGTCCGATAGCCGCACAATACTCACCTGGCTAAAAACGGGCGCTCGCTCGTACAAACCGTATGTCGCACATCGAATCGCGGCAATAGAGGAGGTCAGCAAGCTAAACGAGTGGCGTTGGGTTCCAACTAAACTCAACGTCGCCGACGACGCGACCCGCGATGTACCAAGTGACTTCGATGTACAACACAGATGGTTCAGAGGCCCGGAATTCTTACGTGACGACCCAACTACGTGGCCTGCGGAGAAGCCACCACATATAGAAAACACCGGCGAAGAGAGACTGCACTATACAACACACAGAAGTGTCACCACAACGACACTAACAACAGCGCTCCCGGACAGTAATAGATTTTCGAAATGGGAACGCCTACTGCGAGCCACCGCTCGCGTCCTTCAGTTTATAGCTCTATGCCGCCGCAGCGCTGACGAGAAAGTCAACTACAAACGTACGGCGAAAGTCAGAGAAACAGACAGCACATGGGGGCGAAAATATAGAACCGCCACGCCCCGGCCTACAAAACAGAGGGACGACAGCTACAGAAAATTCCTCCCACTAGATGCCCGATATAGCAAGGAGGCCGAAGCCCTCCTAGTGCGCGCCAGTCAACAACAGTCGTTCAAGAGCGAAATAGACACTCTGCAGAAAGGGGGCAACATACCCCATTCGAGCCGACTACGTCCTATCGCGGTCGAACTAGTCAACGGCGTGATTCAACTTAAATCACGTATAAACGCGGCGACGGACATAACACCACAGACACGAGCGCCGGCGGTCATCGACGGCGACAACCACGTAACAAAACTATACGTGGAGTACATACATCGACGCCTACATCACGCGAGCGTCGAAGCTACGATCAACGAATGCCGCCAGTACTATTGGATCCTACGCTTGCGTCCAATCGCACGCATGCTCATACATAGATGTCTGCCCTGCCGCATACGACGGTCGACACCACCGCGACCACCGACGGGTAACCACCCGCCGACCCGACTAGCGCACCATCAACGCCCTTTCACATACACTGGGCTTGATTACTTCGGCCCCCTCACGGTCACAGTGGGCAGAGGGACACAAAAGAGGTACGTCGCACTGTTCACGTGCCTCACAACACGCGCCGTACACCTAGAAATCGCCGCCTCACTAACGACAGATTCAGCGATTATGGCACTACGACGCATGATCGCGCGCCGTGGGTGCCCTACAGAAATTTGGTCCGACAATGGGACGAATCTACAAGGCGCCGACAAGGAGCTTCGCAAAACTATAGACAGagcgacagaagaagaagccaCACACAGAAAAATCAGCTGGCGTTTCATACCCCCCGCCGCCCCCTTCATGGGCGGAGCATGGGAACGTCTCGTGCGGAGTGTGAAAACGGCTCTATACACCGTACTAGAACGAACGAGCCCGTCCGAAGAGGTCCTACACACCTTACTCGCCGAAGTGGAATACACGGTCAACAGCCGTCCACTCACACACGTCTCCGTGGACCCCGCGGACCCAGAAGCACTCACTCCGAACCATTTTTTGCTCGGCGGCACTGCCCGCGAGGGCCCGCCGGGCACTTTCGATGACAGCGACTTATCCAACAGAACCCAGTGGAGAGCCTCTCAACGACTCGCCGACCTATTCTGGACTCGTTGGATGCGAGAGTACCTCCCCGAGCTCCAAAACCGGCGGGAGCCACACGGCGAAGGAACAGTAAAAATGGGTGACGTCGTGCTCATTACCGACAACACGCTACCACGAAACGTATGGCCCCGCGGAATAATCACCGCTACCTACCCTGGAACGGACAACATAGTACGAGTCGTCGATGTCAAGACGAAGGGGGGGACACTTAGAAGACCCGTCAAGAAATTATTGGTTCTCTACTCCCCGCAACCCCCACCAATCGCGAACCAATAA